In the Microcaecilia unicolor chromosome 10, aMicUni1.1, whole genome shotgun sequence genome, one interval contains:
- the P2RY14 gene encoding P2Y purinoceptor 14 isoform X2, with protein MNFSENNSSTNHCDPNPTITQLILPGSYCIIFIVGILLNVPTAWIFLHISSNRSFVVYLKNVIIADLLMSFTFPFKIINDFAIGPWQMRVVICRYSAVIFYLNMYIGIIFLGLISFDRYYKIVKPLLASFLQSITYTKILSGAVWVTVIILFIPNMILTNKTPTEENSSKCTNLKSKLGIKWHEASSYIAVSIFWIVFFLLIFFYSAIARKIYNSYRKFRKNSKEAKKKSSRNIFSIMLVFCVSFVPYHICRIPYTTSQTGAQFNCQAKMVLYYFKEFTLLLSAINVCLDPIIYFLLCKPFRRMLFKKLSIRYGKANIKEDSKSKRSPTPEGSVYSS; from the coding sequence ATGAATTTTTCAGAAAACAACTCTAGCACAAACCACTGTGACCCCAATCCTACCATAACCCAGTTAATCTTACCAGGATCATATTGCATCATCTTCATCGTAGGAATCCTGCTCAATGTTCCAACTGCATGGATTTTCCTCCACATTTCTAGCAATAGAAGCTTTGTTGTCTATCTCAAGAATGTCATCATTGCTGACCTCCTAATGAGTTTCACGTTCCCCTTCAAGATCATTAATGATTTTGCCATTGGGCCATGGCAAATGCGAGTGGTCATATGTCGGTATTCTGCTGTGATTTTTTATCTGAATATGTACATTGGAATCATATTCTTGGGGCTAATAAGTTTCGACAGGTACTATAAAATTGTAAAACCTTTACTTGCCTCATTCTTACAAAGTATTACTTACACAAAGATTCTTTCTGGAGCTGTATGGGTTACTGTGATCATTCTATTCATTCCAAACATGATTTTAACCAATAAAACTCCTACAGAGGAAAATTCATCTAAATGCACAAACCTCAAGAGTAAGCTTGGTATAAAGTGGCATGAAGCCTCAAGTTACATCGCTGTAAGTATTTTTTGGATCGTGTTCTTTTTGCTCATCTTCTTTTATAGCGCCATAGCAAGAAAAATATATAACTCCTACCGGAAGTTCCGCAAAAACTCAAAGGAAGCCAAGAAAAAATCCAGCCGCAACATTTTCAGCATTATGCTTGTATTCTGCGTTTCCTTCGTGCCTTATCACATCTGCAGAATTCCATATACTACAAGTCAGACTGGAGCCCAGTTCAACTGCCAGGCAAAAATGGTGCTTTACTACTTCAAAGAATTCACGTTGCTGCTGTCTGCCATAAACGTGTGTCTTGACCCtattatttatttcctcttaTGCAAGCCGTTTCGGAGAATGTTATTTAAGAAACTGTCCATTAGATATGGAAAAGCAAATATTAAAGAGGATTCTAAATCCAAAAGATCACCCACACCTGAGGGAAGTGTGTACAGTTCATGA